The genomic interval CTTGAGATCATGAAGGTTAAAGGGTGAATTTCTTACTGTTCTTTGAGGTTTGAGGTTGGCTATGTTGAGGGCCAATTCAATGGCATTTTCTGATGGTTTGCAGATAATTGGTGTCTTTGGCAAGACTGAAGTGGGGTTGGGCTTGGCAAAATGTTCTATGATGTCAAAGATTTGAGAATTGGCTGGAGCATTACTGCTAGTGGTTGGATTGGTTGTCCTTGAACCCACAAACTCAAtgtcatcttcatcatcagaaACAGTGCTCTTGTGAATGGGATTAAGGGTCTCAAAGCATATGATTCCTTCAAAGCAGCCTTCTAATCCAAGCCTGTTAAGTGCCTTAGCAGCATGGACTTTGTCTGCATTTGTGAAGATCTATTCACAAAAACAAGAGAAACAATAAAGGTCACATTAGATATTATACATGCACCATCTCATGTTACCTATTTTGCTGCTTCATATAGGTCATAGAACAACTTACAAGTTTCCTATAGGGCAGGCTCAGCAAGAGGTTCCTCAGAACTGGGTCTGGTTTTAGGTTCTCATAAGGTAATCTCCCATGAACAAAACTGCAAGCAGTGATTAAGAAACCAGTGTCAAaccatttcaaaataaacacaaaagttctgaaagaaaaaacacttttttatcAGTTTGAAAGTGATGGGGAGTAAGAGAAAAGGGTAAGTTACCTATGATATTCATCATAGTCAAAGTCATATCCAATTGCCTgaatagaaaatgaaacaaaaacaattatggGTTGTTAGTGTTTCAAGAGTTTAATAATGGAAACCAATAATGATAAGGAAACATACCCTTAGACCAGCCATAGTTGTTCCATAATTCTTGTAAAGGAGGTTGGATAAGTCATCAATTTTGCTTGGGTGTATGCCAAGCTTTTCAACCATGTAGTCTGTGATCAATTATAGCACTCATGTGAGTACAAATTGCAGAGTCATTTCTGAGAATGCTGTGACATAAGCATATGGCACAGTGGCTTACCTTTAATATTTTTGAGACATGCTTCTGCAAGACCAGATTTGAGGGGATACAAAGTATCATCTAAATCTGCAGAAGAATCTCATAGTTAAAACACAGCACACATGAATAAGGAAATTCAATTTGGTATATTAAAGTTGTTCTGATAGCAACACAAGGCTCACCAAAAAGAAGACAATCATATTTTGGTCTCTGAGCCTGGTGTCTGAAGCGGTCTTCAAACTCCATTTCAAAGCCTTAAAcatataacagaaaaaaaaaggtgtaaATTCCATGGAAACTTTATTTGAACCAATCAAAATTTACAGGACAGTTCATTTTGATTCTCCAGCCACAGATCCTCATGGCTTTATGGAACCACAAATAGATGCTTTTTTTACTCAGATTAGCATCAAAAGTGATTAAAGTGTCCATAAGGGGAGACAAATAAGGGCCAATACAAACCATTTAAGATAAGGCTTTGTGAAGTTTCTGAGTGGACAATCCACAACCAGTGGAAtggattgaattaaaaaaagaaaaaacacagtGAAACAGTGCCTCTTTGGTGGCACAGAACTTAAAGAAACTTGGTAAGACTTgctttaaattataaaacttaaaaggCACAAGAAATGGACTTGTGTGAAAGGGAACACACCCATCAAAAAAGCCTTGGAACAGAGTTCATGTGACAGAGCAAAGCACTTGGAAAAGTGAATAAACTTTTGAAAGCATAAAATCTGCTAATTCAACAAACATCCATGATCCAACTGAAAAGACAGCTCTTTACAGCAATGCATATTTTGTAGAATCATCACATAAACATAAACAGgtttatatttgaaaacaaCAGATTTATGGTTCTTTATTACAAAATCTGGTTCCATGCTGGTAAATTTGAGGGCAAAACCTGAAAATCATGATGATGGTACTAATGGGCTGGTGTTGATTAATTATGTTTGAAGGAGCATGAAGAGAAATGATTGAGGGCAATGGTGCAGAAAAAGGAGCAAATTAAAATGGTTTGCATGAAAGAAAAGCTTAAAGCTTAAAGCTTACCAAAGAGGGAACAATGAATGATGGGAAAGGCAAAAGAAGAAGCAAAGTTTGaaaagaatgcaaagttgttgtaggaaggaagagggagaagggggagaaagaagagaaggaagagtTGGTTTATATAGAGAAGGGTTGCTTCTGTGGCAGGGTGTGTGAATAAAATACTGCATTATTTCTCTAACAATTAcgtttaatattcaaattagaTGACCAATGGAAGATGTacaatgaatattaaaattttcacttcTCCAAGAAAGTGACAACTAATATAATTGGTTAAggttttttccttctttttatttggtgtttttgtttttgactgAATTTAAGAACCAAAATCTGATTTTTCCTTTACCTTTGTTCTGCATTACCGATTAATAAAGCACAAAAGGGGAATTTGCCAGCTGCATCAGCACAAAACAGAGGTGGAGGCTCATGCTAGTTGTCACCTTAGATAAACAACACTCTTCTTTCCCATTCTTTTGGTACAAAATCATTTTGCTAGCTAATCATATGCACATTTTAAACatgatttatatacaaattaacaactttatatttttaatattgctCTTCCATAAAACAAATAggtatattcttttaaattagtgTTATCAGAATGGGTCGCTCAGTCATCTTGATTCATCACAGATTTATCAAAATGGGTTGGTGAGTCATCTCGATTCATCACAAATTTAACATGATTGAACCAGATTTaaatgaattggattgaaaattaacccacataaaaaaatacattttttttcaaacctaatCTAACTCAAATCTGTGCTAAACCGAATTGACACTTGGATTATAACCCATTTTAACAACTTTACTTTAAATATTCACatacattttcatttaatttacccttatactttttataacgacaaataatattttgatattctaCCATCACTCaacaatcaatttttaaaacaatataataacaagttaaatatttttcttatcaccaaactattataaaaaattatatttcatttttaaactaaattataaatatttagttcCATACATTatgaaaatttctataaaatattccttccaataaatataaataatatttggagGTTATATTATTATGCATCCCACATCTAATATATTGAAATGATGTTTTACCTgacttcaaaaagaaaaattttataataatttaaaaatgaaaagcatAATTAaccatataataattaaaaggacgaattttttatattttaaaaaaataaaaatacaatagtaaaataatgatataaaatgagaataaaagattatgaaatgtcaaaatattataatcctTCATAATAGATCAATCCATGATAAATAATATTCCCctttctaattatattaaagGAGATTAATCTCGTCTTTATTAATAACTTCTAATTggtaattgatttaattatagaTTATTTGATTTGTCATGTTATGGTTTCATCATGTCTAAACTTTTCTTGTCCACATATcaatatagaaatttaaatttacaagttctattttttaaagtttaccAAATGAGTAATGTATATggagaaataaataaacttattgaTACCTTTCTTGAATAGAGTAGAAtgaaaacttatattttaacatatctaaaattttatattcatttgacactttttttttttacttttttctttttgaaaaaaattataaaattttacatctttatgattattttacctttttaatatgtgttgaatgaatgtaaaagtataaCATGATAATATAACTCGAGTAGAAAATAgtaacttttattattcttattgcATCAAGTGATAAAGATCCCATTAATTTAGTtccaaaattataaagttaaccATAGCAattgaaaaaattgtgaatttttacataaaaatgcAAATAGGGATGATGTCATTATAAATAATCTGTGATTGCGATACAGGTGTAAAGATTCTGAAAGTTTTAATAATGCTCTCCTAATTATGGTGAGACAATGATGTTTAAAATCTTGCCTAAGTCATCACTTTTGCTCTTCTTTGTTAGCTTCTTTTTTGCTTCCCACAATGACCAAGTACTCTATCCTAAACATGCAAACtcctaatattttttcattcaaaacctcattaatccaaaaattaataaatatcttttgcTTAAAACCCATCAAGATTCTTAGTCAGTCATGTTAaaagtttcacatcgactaaaaataaaataaaattataatatataaatagatgtaaatctcatcttaaaaactgattttgtaaaattaaattagatttaaaaactattttctaaTAAATCACTTAACTCATTtctaataatgaattttaatcaataattttagaattatcACAATAGTGtgtttaaactaattataattttaatttctaattttgatataaagttATTATAATCTATTTTTCACAAACGCTTACTACAACATTATTAAGTAATCCCTCactcattttttaaaagaaaaacgtCAAAAAcgataaatttaaagataaaattaaactatGATACTCTTGTCCCTAAA from Vigna radiata var. radiata cultivar VC1973A chromosome 9, Vradiata_ver6, whole genome shotgun sequence carries:
- the LOC106774319 gene encoding uncharacterized protein LOC106774319 encodes the protein MEFEDRFRHQAQRPKYDCLLFDLDDTLYPLKSGLAEACLKNIKDYMVEKLGIHPSKIDDLSNLLYKNYGTTMAGLRAIGYDFDYDEYHSFVHGRLPYENLKPDPVLRNLLLSLPYRKLIFTNADKVHAAKALNRLGLEGCFEGIICFETLNPIHKSTVSDDEDDIEFVGSRTTNPTTSSNAPANSQIFDIIEHFAKPNPTSVLPKTPIICKPSENAIELALNIANLKPQRTLFFEDSTRNIQAGKRVGLHTVLVGTSQRCKGADYALESIHNLKEAVPELWETDIKSEVAYPGKLAVETSVTA